The following proteins come from a genomic window of Nitrospinota bacterium:
- a CDS encoding FG-GAP-like repeat-containing protein — protein MYRLKRFLIIFAIYLISSNCTPQTYHPAINNPSFLIEKSHYTGLTIADFNDDGLIDIAEAKYPSGEIDIKMGGSKMSSSVTLKTKGEVLALDSADYNNDGKKDIIFSGGKKNPGIHVFLNQGRNEWRLLEDVADHQIYLKIKAGDFNNDGNIDIAGLLTTQKKRSGFKGGIKIWLQKEKNSKLILSGLKFDNPFQDFDIGDINGDKVLDIAAADSRPYGGIKIFLGDGKGDWTFSSPPPATNGDFLSVNISDLNSDGKNDVVAGSFLYGIKIWLNNGYGRWKEYPTPTKSGSFWSIVNSDINGDGIKDILAGSFDSQGIRVWVSTKNNYWNKGPELISSFSIMYSINSFDINGDNQVDLAAISHGDGIKLFPLNQETQEKYFLAKNLFEGHNDKDLIRKVSFDSFKINGFNNNLLEKYILANKTGRDQKGKSSNNGYKPYIEINGTSKYIVGPGDVLSVTFWKASTPNISSVLVREDGKISYSYLDDLKVEGLTISQIDTLITNRLKKYIKKPRIDVTMEKYKSKTVFLLGEFTSTARGVSGGGTYKFPLEGKTTLVDLLWEAGGVTDNANMTNITIHRRDKIMTFDLSKVFTEGIIEQNPILETGDRIKIAKIPEEEKKKKIFVLGEVDNPHVYKFTKKATVAEVLSASKGLDHVKMSRHISIIRGDFANPRVIPIDTKKLLRHGDLSQNIALLDGDILFVPRSDIQIAQDFLGHISGLANSLIFMGVLRDTYTTGGTFLRFNTGGALGGQAVGVTLGP, from the coding sequence ATGTACAGATTGAAAAGATTTTTAATAATCTTTGCCATTTATCTAATCTCATCTAACTGCACTCCTCAGACCTATCACCCAGCAATTAACAACCCTTCATTTTTAATAGAAAAGTCCCATTACACAGGTTTAACCATAGCGGATTTTAATGACGACGGACTGATAGATATAGCTGAGGCAAAATACCCTAGTGGAGAGATAGATATTAAGATGGGTGGATCCAAAATGAGCTCTTCTGTTACACTGAAAACAAAGGGAGAAGTTTTGGCCTTAGATTCAGCGGATTATAATAATGATGGAAAGAAAGATATTATATTTAGCGGAGGGAAAAAGAATCCTGGCATCCACGTCTTTCTCAATCAAGGAAGGAACGAGTGGAGATTGCTTGAAGATGTAGCTGATCATCAGATATATTTAAAAATAAAGGCAGGAGATTTCAATAATGATGGCAACATAGATATCGCAGGGCTTTTAACAACGCAAAAGAAGAGGAGTGGATTCAAAGGTGGAATTAAAATATGGCTTCAAAAAGAAAAAAATTCCAAATTAATTCTATCAGGTTTAAAATTTGATAACCCATTTCAGGATTTTGACATTGGGGATATCAACGGAGATAAGGTCCTTGATATAGCTGCAGCTGACTCCCGCCCTTATGGTGGCATAAAAATATTTTTAGGGGATGGAAAAGGTGATTGGACCTTCTCATCTCCACCCCCTGCCACGAATGGTGATTTTTTAAGCGTAAATATATCGGATCTAAACAGTGATGGTAAGAATGATGTTGTTGCAGGCAGTTTTTTATATGGAATAAAGATTTGGTTAAATAATGGATATGGAAGATGGAAAGAATATCCTACCCCTACAAAGTCTGGGAGTTTCTGGAGTATTGTCAACTCTGATATCAACGGTGATGGAATTAAAGATATATTAGCAGGCTCATTTGATAGCCAAGGGATTCGAGTATGGGTTTCTACAAAAAACAACTATTGGAATAAGGGACCAGAACTCATATCCTCTTTTAGCATAATGTACAGCATCAACTCTTTTGATATTAATGGTGATAACCAGGTTGATTTAGCAGCAATAAGCCATGGAGACGGAATTAAACTCTTCCCTCTAAACCAGGAGACACAAGAAAAGTATTTCTTAGCAAAAAACCTTTTTGAAGGACATAATGATAAGGATTTAATCAGAAAAGTCTCATTTGACTCTTTCAAGATAAATGGTTTTAATAATAATCTTTTAGAAAAATACATTCTTGCAAATAAAACCGGGAGAGACCAAAAGGGTAAATCTTCAAACAATGGTTACAAGCCTTACATAGAAATAAACGGTACCTCTAAATATATAGTGGGACCAGGGGATGTTCTCTCTGTCACCTTTTGGAAAGCCTCAACCCCTAACATTAGCAGCGTCTTGGTAAGGGAAGACGGAAAGATATCTTACTCTTATCTAGATGATTTGAAAGTTGAAGGTCTAACAATATCTCAGATAGACACTCTTATAACCAACAGATTAAAAAAATATATCAAAAAGCCGAGAATCGATGTGACAATGGAAAAATATAAAAGCAAAACAGTATTTCTTTTGGGAGAATTTACCTCAACAGCTCGTGGTGTTTCAGGTGGAGGTACCTATAAATTCCCCTTAGAGGGGAAAACAACCCTTGTTGATTTACTATGGGAAGCAGGAGGGGTAACTGATAATGCAAATATGACGAATATCACAATACATAGAAGAGATAAGATTATGACCTTTGATTTATCAAAGGTCTTCACTGAAGGTATCATAGAGCAAAATCCAATATTGGAAACTGGAGATAGAATAAAAATAGCCAAAATACCTGAAGAAGAGAAAAAGAAAAAGATATTTGTACTTGGAGAGGTCGATAATCCACATGTTTATAAATTTACTAAAAAAGCGACTGTTGCTGAAGTTCTCTCGGCCTCTAAAGGACTAGATCATGTGAAAATGAGTAGACATATTAGCATCATAAGAGGGGATTTTGCCAATCCAAGAGTCATACCGATAGATACAAAAAAATTACTGAGACACGGAGATTTGAGTCAAAACATAGCACTTCTGGACGGGGATATATTATTTGTCCCAAGGAGCGACATACAAATTGCACAGGACTTTTTAGGACATATATCAGGCCTAGCCAATTCCCTTATATTCATGGGTGTCTTAAGAGATACATATACCACAGGAGGCACATTCTTAAGATTCAATACAGGGGGGGCCCTCGGAGGGCAGGCGGTTGGAGTAACGTTAGGTCCATAA